AACAATGAGACATTCACAAAGTATAATGTTGAACCACAAAGAGTTCCCGTCATATACCTACTGGATGGTGCAATTAAGTACTTAGGCGCGCCGCTCGGTGAGGAAGTTCGAGCATTCATAGAGACCATAGTAAGGATATCCGTCGGTGAAACCAAGTTAAGGCCAAGGACTAAGAAGGGGCTCGAAGCTCTACTAAATTCAAGCAATAGTAAGAAGGTTGAGGTCATGACAGTGGTTACGCCATCATGCCCATACTGCCCATACGCCGTCTTAATGGCTAACATGTTTGCTTATGACAGTAAGGGTAAGGTCATATCAGTAACTATTGAAGCCTATGAAGAGGGTGATATTGCAGATATGTATCAGGTGACTGCCGTACCGACTGTGGTCCTTAAGAGGGAGGA
This is a stretch of genomic DNA from Vulcanisaeta moutnovskia 768-28. It encodes these proteins:
- the pdo gene encoding protein disulfide oxidoreductase, producing MSATPFEKSQGAVEVPHIEVDEETKEIIKEILSQMKNPVEVLFFTSNTCGNRDTNWCVPTEELLDLLAELAPPGKLILRKVKYEENNETFTKYNVEPQRVPVIYLLDGAIKYLGAPLGEEVRAFIETIVRISVGETKLRPRTKKGLEALLNSSNSKKVEVMTVVTPSCPYCPYAVLMANMFAYDSKGKVISVTIEAYEEGDIADMYQVTAVPTVVLKREDQDVGNVEFIGVPPESDLLKKVLDYSGVNLQ